From a single Prionailurus bengalensis isolate Pbe53 chromosome A1, Fcat_Pben_1.1_paternal_pri, whole genome shotgun sequence genomic region:
- the TLX3 gene encoding T-cell leukemia homeobox protein 3: MTQSLSGPRTLGKVSVQREAPGAPWPRRNRDPAASPPSPTQPFRPPRMEAPASAQTPHPHEPISFGIDQILNSPDQDSAPAPRGPDGASYLGGPPGGRPGATYPSLPASFAGLGAPFEDPGSYSVNLSLAPAGVIRVPAHRPLPGAVPPPLPSALPAMPSVPTVSSLGGLNFPWMESSRRFVKDRFTAAAALTPFTVTRRIGHPYQNRTPPKRKKPRTSFSRVQICELEKRFHRQKYLASAERAALAKSLKMTDAQVKTWFQNRRTKWRRQTAEEREAERQQASRLMLQLQHDAFQKSLNDSIQPDPLCLHNSSLFALQNLQPWEEDSSKVPAVTSLV, translated from the exons ATGACACAGAGCCTGTCGGGCCCGCGCACTCTTGGCAAAGTTTCAGTGCAACGAGAGGCGCCGGGCGCTCCATGGCCGCGCCGTAACAGGGACCCAGCCGCCTCCCCGCCCAGCCCAACCCAGCCCTTCCGCCCGCCCAGGATGGAGGCGCCCGCCAGCGCGCAGACCCCGCACCCGCACGAGCCCATCAGCTTCGGCATCGACCAGATCCTCAACAGCCCGGACCAGGACAGCGCACCGGCCCCGCGGGGCCCCGACGGCGCCAGCTACCTGGGAGGGCCCCCCGGGGGCCGTCCGGGCGCCACATACCCGTCTCTGCCCGCCTCCTTTGCCGGCCTCGGCGCGCCCTTCGAGGACCCGGGATCTTACAGTGTCAACCTGAGCCTGGCGCCCGCCGGAGTGATCCGAGTGCCAGCGCACAGGCCGCTGCCCGGGGCCGTGCCACCGCCTCTGCCTAGCGCGCTGCCCGCCATGCCCTCCGTGCCCACGGTCTCCAGCCTGGGCGGCCTCAATTTTCCCTGGATGGAGAGCAGCCGCCGCTTCGTGAAAGACCGCTTCACAG CGGCGGCGGCGCTCACGCCCTTCACCGTGACCCGGCGCATCGGCCACCCCTACCAGAACAGGACACCGCCCAAGCGTAAGAAGCCGCGCACGTCCTTTTCTCGGGTGCAGATCTGCGAGCTGGAAAAGCGCTTCCACCGCCAGAAGTACCTGGCCTCCGCCGAGAGGGCGGCGCTCGCCAAGTCCCTCAAAATGACGGACGCGCAGGTCAAGACCTGGTTCCAAAACCGGAGGACCAAATGGCG GCGGCAGACGGCGGAGGAGCGGGAGGCGGAGCGGCAGCAGGCGAGCCGGCTCATGCTGCAGCTGCAACACGACGCCTTCCAAAAGAGCCTCAACGACTCCATCCAGCCCGACCCTCTCTGTCTGCACAACTCGTCGCTGTTTGCTCTGCAGAATCTGCAGCCCTGGGAGGAGGACAGCTCCAAGGTCCCCGCCGTCACTTCTCTGGTGTGA